A stretch of Apis cerana isolate GH-2021 linkage group LG1, AcerK_1.0, whole genome shotgun sequence DNA encodes these proteins:
- the LOC108002958 gene encoding dnaJ homolog subfamily C member 22 produces the protein MKEIKMELKNGHLLEKNKKSTKKQKSIFWAYVLWLIGGLVGAHHIYLERDAQAFVYFSTFGGYFGIGWLRDIYRIPSYVRDINEDPSFINDFKQKVRNNRKPPFSTVRFVTENAVAYLWAEIFRNAIPGDEIYGINFRHLLILTPLVVALGVWTIGNIGREQGSIWIALCSAYLLYPTLTYIGDDNMWVFLMVVAASLSFDTFSKQWRLKPRKRKNIIQRIFYLGLAAALYTFLLGSYLCFNAVVTDSEGEEIKLSEAIQHFLTSPIWLDLKASLEATWNQAKHQGFWATWAQLIDLTDPRGEINAYKILGLSQTATQAEVTSRWRALSRDNHPDKIKGTEEERRQAQEKFMEIQQAYEILSKAKNRRQRRNRKSDES, from the exons atgaaagaaataaaaatggaattaaaaaatggaCATTTATtggagaagaataaaaaatcaacaaagaaacaaaaatcgatattttgggCCTATGTACTGTGGTTAATCGGTGGTTTAGTTGGCGCGCATCACATATACTTGGAAAGAGATGCACAagcttttgtatattttagcACTTTTGGTGGATACTTTGGTATCGGATGGCTTCGAGACATCTATAGAATTCCTTCATATGTGCGCGATATAAACGAGGATCCcagttttataaatgattttaaacaaaaagttAGAAATAATCGTAAG CCGCCATTCTCTACGGTGCGATTTGTTACTGAAAATGCTGTTGCATATTTATGGGCTGAAATATTTCGCAATGCCATTCCAGGAGACGAAATatatggaattaattttagacATTTACTCATTTTAACGCCTTTAGTTGTTGCTTtag GTGTTTGGACGATCGGAAATATTGGCAGGGAACAAGGTTCCATATGGATTGCTCTTTGCTCGGCGTATTTATTGTATCCAACGTTAACCTACATCGGGGATGACAACATGTGGGTATTTCTGATGGTCGTTGCTGCTAGTTTAAGCTTCGATACATTCAGCAAGCAATGGAGACTGAAGccaaggaagagaaaaaacatCATTCAAAGAATCTTTTATCTCGGTTTAGCTGCTGCACTTTACACGTTTTTACTAGGATCATATCTATGCTTTAATGCTGTTGTTACCGATAGCGAGGGCGAAGAGATCAAATTATCGGAAGCTATTCAACACTTTTTAACGTCTCCTATATGGCTTGATCTTaag GCGAGTCTCGAAGCAACATGGAATCAAGCGAAACATCAAGGTTTCTGGGCAACATGGGCACAATTGATAGATCTTACGGATCCTCGAGGAGAAATAAACGCTTACAag attttaggTCTTTCCCAAACGGCCACGCAAGCCGAAGTGACGTCTCGTTGGAGAGCACTCTCGAGGGACAATCATCCGGACAAGATAAAGGGCActgaagaagaaaggagacaAGCTCAAgagaaatttatggaaattcaACAGGCATACGAGATTCTTTCGAAAGCGAAGAATCGCAGACAACGTCGAAATAGAAAATCGGATGAATCGTAA